DNA from Lentibacillus amyloliquefaciens:
AATGTGAATATGCATATCTGCAAAAAATGATGGAAGCATCAGTTACATCCTTTCAAGTGTCTCTAAGTAAAGTATGGCATAGTTCGTTTTCGCATCATGAATCCTTTTATCTGCTGCATACTGTTTTGCTTCTTCCAGGGTTAATTCAATTAATTCGATAAATTCATCATCATCGCCTCCTGCCGGATTCTCCACCGGTTCCAGAGTTTTTGCTATATATAGGTACATGATTTCATCTGCGAATCCGGGTGATGTATAAAATGATGTTACAAATTCCATAGGTTCTGTCACAGTATAGCCTGTTTCTTCTTCTAACTCACGCCGTGCGGTTACTGCCGGCTCTTCCTCTTTTTCCAGTTTCCCGGCGGGTATTTCCACTAATGTTTTTTCCAGCGGCTTTCTGTATTGTTCCACAAACACTATTTTATTATCTTTTGTAATCGGAATGACTCCTACTGCTCCCGAATGTTTAATAAGTTCACGCCTGGAAGTGTTTCCGTCAGGCAGTAAAACATCATCCACCTGCAATTTAACGACCTTTCCATCATATATTTTTTCCGTGTGTGTGGTCTTTTCTTCAAATTTCTTCATTCTAATCATCCCTTTTTGCTCGCTTGTTATTTATTCTATCATATCTTAATAGTTGTACTTATCACAATTTCTTTTCTAAAATAGACAGAGATATTCTAAAGTGGAGGCGATAGAATGAAAAAGAACCGACTGGGACAATCGGATTTACATGTGTCTGAGCTAACACTGGGCTGTATGTCACTAGGCACAGATAGCAAAAAAGCAAGCGAAATGATTGATCGGGCGCTGGATGCCGGCATCAATCATCTTGATACGGCGGACCTTTATGACTTTGGCGAAAATGAAGAAATTGTCGGCAGTGCCATAAAAAATAAAAGAGACCAAATCATTTTAACAACCAAGGTTGGAAATAACTTCGATAAAGCTAACCGGGATTGGTTTTGGGATCCTTCCAAAGAGCATATTGAACAAGGCGTTAAAGATAGCCTGCGCCGCTTGGGGACTGATTATATCGATTTTTACATGCTGCACGGCGGCACGATTGACGACCCGATCGGCGAAACGATTGAAGCATTTGAAAACCTGAAAAAAGAAGGTCTCATCCGGGCTTACGGCATCTCTTCCATCCGCCCGAACGTTATTCGTGAATATGTGCAGCGTTCAAACATGGATGCGGTCATGATGCAATACAATATGCTTGATCGCAGGCCTGAAGAAGACATACTGGGTCTTCTGGACGAAAACCGCATCAGTGTTCTTGCCCGGGGTCCATTGGCAAAAGGTATGCTAAGCGACCGGGCTTCTGACCAAATTGAGAAAAAAGGCAAAGATGGTTTTCTCGATTATTCGCATGATGAACTGAGAACGATACAGCAAGAGCTTA
Protein-coding regions in this window:
- a CDS encoding NUDIX hydrolase, whose amino-acid sequence is MKKFEEKTTHTEKIYDGKVVKLQVDDVLLPDGNTSRRELIKHSGAVGVIPITKDNKIVFVEQYRKPLEKTLVEIPAGKLEKEEEPAVTARRELEEETGYTVTEPMEFVTSFYTSPGFADEIMYLYIAKTLEPVENPAGGDDDEFIELIELTLEEAKQYAADKRIHDAKTNYAILYLETLERM
- a CDS encoding aldo/keto reductase, with translation MKKNRLGQSDLHVSELTLGCMSLGTDSKKASEMIDRALDAGINHLDTADLYDFGENEEIVGSAIKNKRDQIILTTKVGNNFDKANRDWFWDPSKEHIEQGVKDSLRRLGTDYIDFYMLHGGTIDDPIGETIEAFENLKKEGLIRAYGISSIRPNVIREYVQRSNMDAVMMQYNMLDRRPEEDILGLLDENRISVLARGPLAKGMLSDRASDQIEKKGKDGFLDYSHDELRTIQQELKKINHENSMNTLALNYILTHPAVASAVFGASSFGQIDDNTRYDLSPLSDDTYRKIRKITKALQYTSHR